One Falco cherrug isolate bFalChe1 chromosome 11, bFalChe1.pri, whole genome shotgun sequence DNA window includes the following coding sequences:
- the SEPTIN2 gene encoding septin-2 → MSKQQPAQFTNPETPGYVGFANLPNQVHRKSVKKGFEFTLMVVGESGLGKSTLINSLFLTDLYPERIIPGAAEKIERTVQIEASTVEIEERGVKLRLTVVDTPGYGDAINCRDCFKTIISYIDEQFERYLHDESGLNRRHIIDNRVHCCFYFISPFGHGLKPLDVEFMKAIHNKVNIVPVIAKADTLSLKERERLKKRILDEIEEHGIKIYHLPDAESDEDEDFKEQTRLLKASIPFCVVGSNQLIEAKGKKVRGRLYPWGVVEVENPEHNDFLKLRTMLITHMQDLQEVTQDLHYENFRSERLKRGGRKIEDEEVNKDQILLEKEAELRRMQEMIARMQAQMQMQMQSGEGDSSAVHGHHV, encoded by the exons ATGTCCAAG caacagCCTGCTCAGTTTACCAATCCAGAAACCCCTGGCTATGTTGGATTTGCAAACCTTCCCAATCAGGTTCACCGGAAGTCTGTGAAAAAAGGGTTTGAATTTACTCTTATGGTGGTTG GTGAATCTGGATTGGGAAAATCTACACTAATAAACAGCCTCTTCTTGACGGATCTCTACCCAGAAAGGATAAttccaggagctgctg AGAAGATTGAACGCACTGTGCAGATTGAAGCCTCAACAGTTGAAATTGAAGAGAGGGGTGTGAAACTACGTCTGACAGTTGTAGATACACCAGGATATGGGGATGCTATCAATTGTCGAGACTG ttttaagaCCATAATCTCTTACATTGATGAGCAGTTTGAGCGATATCTGCATGATGAGAGTGGTTTGAACAGAAGGCATATCATAGATAACCGGGTTCATTGCTGCTTCTATTTCATTTCACCATTTGGTCATGG CCTTAAGCCTCTGGATGTTGAGTTTATGAAGGCCATACACAACAAAGTAAATATAGTACCAGTGATTGCAAAAGCTGATACGCTTTCcctgaaagagagagaaagactgaagaaaagg ATTCTGGACGAAATAGAAGAACATGGCATCAAGATTTATCACCTGCCTGATGCTGAATCAGATGAGGATGAAGATTTTAAAGAGCAGACCAGACTCCTGAAG GCCAGCATTCCATTTTGTGTAGTGGGATCTAATCAACTCATAGAAGCCAAGGGTAAAAAAGTTAGAGGTCGACTCTACCCATGGGGTGTAGTTGAAGTGGAGAATCCGGAACATAATGACTTCCTGAAGCTGAGGACCATGTTAAT caccCATATGCAGGATCTTCAGGAGGTGACCCAGGACCTTCACTATGAGAACTTCCGCTCTGAGAGGCTCAAACGAGGTGGCAG GAAAATAGAAGATGAAGAAGTCAATAAAGACCAGATTCTGCttgaaaaagaagctgaa CTTCGTCGCATGCAGGAGATGATTGCGAGAATGCAGGCGCAGATGCAGATGCAGATGCAAAGTGGAGAAGGAGATAGCAGCGCAGTTCATGGACACCATGTATAA